One Lentibacillus cibarius DNA window includes the following coding sequences:
- the coaE gene encoding dephospho-CoA kinase (Dephospho-CoA kinase (CoaE) performs the final step in coenzyme A biosynthesis.) has product MTLIIGLTGSIASGKSTVSLMFDDYQIPVIDADKISREVVMPGETAYEQIVEMFGESILRDDKTIDRKKLGDIVFADEKKRKQLNSVVHPAVRERMLKKRDAKAASGEKCVVLDIPLLFESKLTHLVDKTVVVYVDEEVQLERLMNRDGYSEKEAYQRIHAQMPVKEKAALADAVINNNGTKQASYQQLESLLRVWEVL; this is encoded by the coding sequence ATGACGTTAATAATAGGTCTTACCGGCAGTATTGCAAGTGGTAAAAGTACGGTTTCGTTAATGTTTGATGATTATCAGATTCCAGTGATTGACGCGGATAAGATATCTAGGGAAGTCGTGATGCCAGGGGAAACGGCATATGAGCAAATTGTCGAGATGTTTGGGGAATCGATTCTCCGGGATGATAAAACAATTGACAGGAAAAAATTGGGAGACATCGTTTTTGCCGACGAAAAAAAACGCAAACAATTAAATAGTGTGGTGCATCCAGCTGTTAGAGAAAGAATGCTTAAAAAAAGAGATGCCAAAGCCGCATCTGGGGAAAAATGTGTTGTTCTGGATATCCCATTGCTGTTTGAAAGCAAACTGACTCATTTAGTTGATAAGACCGTGGTTGTCTATGTTGACGAAGAAGTTCAGTTGGAGCGATTGATGAATCGTGACGGTTATTCGGAAAAAGAGGCGTACCAGCGGATTCACGCACAAATGCCGGTCAAAGAGAAAGCCGCACTTGCCGATGCCGTGATCAATAACAATGGAACGAAACAAGCGTCATATCAGCAGCTTGAATCCCTGCTCCGGGTATGGGAAGTGCTATAA
- the mutM gene encoding DNA-formamidopyrimidine glycosylase, which yields MPELPEVETIKETLKRFCINKTIADVRVYWSNMIKRPDDAEQFKHQLIGQTIRDLDRKGKFLLFQLDDTVLVSHLRMEGKYSVHPSHEPVKKHTHVIFVFNDGEELRYNDVRKFGTMHVFDIGEAQDNKPLNQLGLDPFDAAFTAEYLYQKLKKTERAIKTVLLDQTVVAGLGNIYVDETLFKANVHPLRKASKLKKKEVTAIWEASIATLREAIDKGGTTIRSYVNSQGDMGMFQQDLFVYGRDNEPCKMCGKEIVKMKIGGRGTHVCLNCQQMK from the coding sequence ATGCCAGAATTGCCAGAAGTCGAAACCATCAAAGAAACGTTAAAGCGATTTTGTATAAATAAGACCATTGCCGATGTTAGGGTCTATTGGTCTAATATGATTAAACGGCCGGATGATGCGGAACAATTCAAGCATCAACTTATCGGACAAACAATCAGAGATCTAGACCGAAAAGGGAAGTTTCTCCTGTTTCAACTCGATGATACGGTACTCGTGTCGCATTTGCGGATGGAAGGAAAATATAGTGTTCACCCGTCTCACGAACCTGTTAAAAAACATACCCATGTTATTTTTGTGTTTAACGACGGGGAGGAACTTCGTTATAATGATGTGCGTAAGTTTGGTACGATGCATGTATTTGACATAGGAGAAGCGCAGGATAATAAGCCACTAAATCAATTAGGACTTGATCCATTTGATGCCGCCTTTACAGCAGAATATCTGTATCAAAAGCTAAAAAAAACGGAGCGAGCAATCAAAACGGTGCTACTGGATCAGACAGTGGTTGCAGGTCTTGGGAATATTTATGTCGACGAAACATTATTCAAAGCGAATGTCCACCCATTGCGAAAAGCCAGCAAATTAAAGAAAAAAGAAGTAACAGCTATTTGGGAAGCGTCTATAGCCACATTGCGTGAAGCCATCGACAAAGGTGGGACCACTATCCGCTCCTATGTTAATTCGCAAGGGGATATGGGTATGTTTCAACAGGACCTGTTTGTTTATGGACGGGATAATGAACCTTGTAAGATGTGCGGAAAAGAAATTGTTAAAATGAAAATCGGCGGCCGAGGGACACACGTTTGCCTCAACTGCCAACAAATGAAATGA
- the polA gene encoding DNA polymerase I, whose protein sequence is MSNKLVLIDGNSVIYRAFFALPLLNNDKGVYTNAVYGFTNMLLKILEDEQPTHLLVAFDAGKTTFRHETYQEYKGGRQKTPPELSEQIPLLKEVLDAFQVSHYQLDLYEADDIIGTLSKQAQEKGWEVTVISGDKDLLQLVSDQVTVNLTKKGISDIEPYTPSYMKEKMAIAPEQIIDLKALMGDNSDNIPGVPGVGEKTAQKLLNQFETVDNVYDHIDEVSGEKLKEKLQNHKEEAFMSKQLVTIDRDSPIEVSIADIVYSGYPQTEVNRIFKDLGFQSLLSRIGSEPADDTQERAELTAIDYKIADDITEDMLGDQAALVVEMLDENYHYGEAEGIGIVNEKKAYFIPAETALSSDIFQAWAEDSSKSKIVFDAKKTLVALLNRGIHIQGITFDMLLASYLLNPAENSHDIPAIAHRLNQADVLYDEEVYGKGAKMKVPEQDELSNHIVRKTTLLFRLKNQMEEQLKANEQYELLKELEMPLALILGEMEHTGVMVDTNRLHEMDKDLKQRLSDLEKEIHDLAGEEFNLNSPKQLGPILFEKLGLPVIKKTKTGYSTAADVLEQLQHEHDIIPKLLLYRQLSKLQSTYLSGLLRVVDKDTHKIHTRFNQALTQTGRLSSIDPNLQNIPIRLEEGRKIRQAFVPSKTDWMMFAADYSQIELRVLAHIANDKKLVEAFANNLDIHTKTAMDVFGVSQEEVNANMRRQAKAVNFGIVYGISDFGLSQSLGITRKEAKQFIERYFESYPDVKAYMDEVVQEAKHRGYVTTLMNRRRYLPDITSRNFNRRSFAERTAMNTPIQGSAADIIKKAMIDLSEKLKDEKMDARMLLQVHDELILEAPKEEIEHLKELVPAIMEHTVDLNVPLKVDYEYGDSWFDAK, encoded by the coding sequence ATGTCAAATAAACTTGTATTGATTGACGGAAACAGTGTGATTTATCGGGCTTTTTTTGCGCTGCCACTGCTGAATAATGATAAAGGTGTATATACCAATGCTGTCTATGGTTTCACCAATATGTTATTGAAAATTTTGGAGGATGAACAACCGACGCATCTACTCGTCGCTTTTGATGCCGGTAAAACGACATTCCGTCATGAAACTTATCAGGAATATAAGGGCGGACGGCAAAAGACGCCACCTGAACTATCGGAACAAATTCCACTATTAAAGGAAGTGCTGGATGCATTCCAGGTGTCGCATTACCAGCTTGATTTATATGAGGCAGATGACATCATCGGGACTTTATCCAAACAGGCACAGGAGAAAGGGTGGGAAGTCACGGTCATTTCCGGTGACAAAGACTTGCTCCAGCTTGTTTCAGACCAGGTTACTGTAAACCTAACGAAAAAAGGGATCAGTGATATCGAGCCGTATACGCCGTCTTACATGAAGGAAAAAATGGCTATTGCACCGGAACAGATAATTGATCTCAAGGCATTGATGGGGGATAACTCGGACAATATTCCAGGGGTTCCGGGGGTTGGTGAGAAAACAGCTCAAAAACTTCTGAATCAATTTGAGACAGTGGACAACGTATATGATCATATAGATGAGGTAAGCGGTGAAAAATTAAAGGAAAAATTACAGAACCATAAAGAAGAAGCATTTATGAGTAAACAGCTAGTTACGATTGACCGAGATTCACCAATAGAAGTATCGATAGCCGACATTGTATATTCAGGTTATCCACAGACGGAAGTAAATAGGATCTTCAAAGATTTAGGCTTCCAGTCGCTTTTAAGCCGAATTGGCAGTGAACCGGCAGATGATACACAAGAACGCGCTGAATTGACGGCAATCGATTACAAAATTGCTGATGACATTACAGAAGATATGCTTGGTGATCAAGCAGCATTGGTTGTGGAAATGCTTGATGAAAATTACCATTACGGAGAGGCTGAAGGTATCGGGATCGTCAACGAAAAGAAGGCATATTTTATACCGGCAGAAACAGCACTGAGTTCCGATATTTTTCAGGCATGGGCTGAAGACAGCAGCAAATCTAAAATAGTCTTTGATGCGAAGAAAACATTAGTTGCGCTATTAAACCGAGGCATTCATATTCAAGGCATCACATTTGACATGCTACTCGCCTCTTATTTGCTTAATCCGGCTGAGAATAGTCATGACATTCCGGCAATTGCGCATCGATTAAATCAGGCAGATGTGTTATACGATGAAGAAGTTTATGGGAAAGGCGCCAAAATGAAGGTACCTGAACAGGATGAATTAAGTAACCATATTGTCCGTAAAACAACTCTTCTCTTCCGGTTAAAAAATCAAATGGAAGAGCAGCTAAAGGCGAATGAACAGTATGAATTACTTAAGGAACTGGAGATGCCTCTTGCTCTTATTTTAGGGGAAATGGAACATACCGGTGTGATGGTTGATACCAATCGTCTACATGAAATGGATAAGGACCTGAAACAGCGTCTGAGCGATTTGGAAAAGGAAATTCATGACCTGGCAGGTGAGGAATTCAATCTTAATTCACCAAAACAGCTAGGTCCTATTCTATTTGAAAAATTGGGTTTACCTGTCATCAAAAAAACAAAAACAGGATATTCTACCGCCGCTGATGTTCTGGAACAGCTGCAGCATGAGCATGACATTATTCCAAAGCTTCTTTTGTACAGACAGCTCAGTAAACTGCAATCCACTTATCTTTCTGGACTATTAAGAGTGGTGGACAAGGATACCCATAAGATCCACACTAGGTTTAATCAGGCGCTGACGCAAACGGGCCGCTTAAGCTCGATTGATCCAAATCTACAAAACATTCCCATCCGGCTTGAGGAAGGCCGCAAAATTCGTCAGGCATTTGTTCCGTCAAAAACCGACTGGATGATGTTTGCTGCCGATTATTCACAAATTGAGCTCCGCGTTTTGGCGCACATTGCGAATGACAAAAAGTTGGTGGAGGCGTTCGCAAACAACTTGGATATCCATACCAAAACGGCCATGGATGTATTTGGCGTCTCTCAGGAGGAAGTGAACGCCAATATGCGCCGCCAAGCCAAAGCGGTGAATTTCGGTATTGTCTACGGGATTAGTGACTTCGGGCTTTCGCAAAGTCTTGGTATAACGCGTAAAGAGGCAAAACAATTCATCGAACGCTACTTTGAAAGTTATCCCGATGTAAAAGCCTATATGGATGAAGTTGTCCAAGAGGCCAAGCATCGAGGTTATGTGACAACGCTCATGAACCGCAGACGTTATTTGCCTGATATTACAAGCAGGAATTTTAATCGGCGCTCTTTTGCTGAGCGAACAGCAATGAATACCCCAATCCAGGGAAGTGCCGCAGATATCATCAAAAAAGCAATGATTGATTTAAGCGAAAAATTGAAAGACGAAAAAATGGACGCTCGAATGCTTCTCCAGGTACATGACGAATTGATCTTGGAGGCACCAAAAGAAGAAATAGAACATTTGAAGGAACTCGTACCAGCTATCATGGAACACACCGTTGACTTGAATGTACCTTTAAAAGTTGATTATGAATATGGTGACAGCTGGTTTGATGCGAAATAA
- the pnpS gene encoding two-component system histidine kinase PnpS, whose product MRLRPLLGKPLAAYHAGIFILVAVTGIIISQLTEAYIILASILVVEYIILLVIMLHVNEKYIRPIWKSSRLVDELLEGNYRARIHHESGGSIGELNNKLNVLARNLSEFRMQEQMQEEQLSTVIDNTQSGLVLIDGKGYIHLVNRKFLSMFGGTPQDYRSYLYYDVLENETIHQTVQHTFLYEKNITDSFTQTIDFEKKYIDIIGAPIFDERNMLKGAVLLLYDITHLKKLEVMRKDFVANVSHELKTPITSITGFTETLLNGAMDDKETLNNFLKIIYDESSRLSSLIEDLLTLSRLEKDEFKLTRTTINFDRLISEVLPIIQQRAEQKGISLTTDVTKDITMHADGKRIKQILINLLTNAISYTPENGDVNLSITDEEENVYITVSDNGIGIDQEAIPRIFERFYRVDKARSRDTGGTGLGLAIVKHIVEVHDGKISVDSKPGEGSAFHVLLPKYDKTSP is encoded by the coding sequence ATGCGATTACGACCTTTATTAGGAAAACCGCTGGCAGCTTATCATGCTGGTATTTTTATTCTCGTTGCTGTAACGGGGATTATTATTAGCCAGCTAACAGAAGCGTATATTATTCTTGCATCAATCCTTGTTGTGGAATATATTATCTTGCTTGTCATCATGCTTCATGTGAATGAAAAATATATAAGGCCCATCTGGAAGTCTTCAAGACTAGTTGATGAACTGTTGGAAGGTAATTACCGGGCTCGAATCCATCATGAGTCAGGTGGTAGTATAGGTGAGCTCAATAATAAATTGAATGTATTGGCCCGGAACCTAAGTGAATTTCGAATGCAGGAGCAGATGCAGGAAGAGCAGCTGTCAACGGTTATTGATAATACACAAAGCGGTCTTGTACTAATTGATGGTAAAGGCTACATTCACTTAGTCAACCGAAAATTTTTATCAATGTTCGGTGGGACCCCACAGGATTATCGAAGCTATTTATATTACGATGTTTTGGAGAATGAAACGATTCATCAAACAGTGCAACATACATTTCTGTACGAAAAAAATATAACAGATTCGTTCACGCAGACGATTGATTTTGAAAAAAAATATATTGATATCATCGGTGCGCCGATATTTGATGAACGGAACATGTTAAAGGGTGCAGTCCTGCTGTTATATGACATTACTCATCTAAAAAAGCTTGAAGTAATGCGAAAGGACTTTGTGGCGAATGTATCACACGAACTGAAAACACCAATTACCTCGATTACTGGATTTACTGAGACCTTGCTAAATGGTGCGATGGACGATAAGGAGACACTTAATAACTTTTTAAAGATTATTTATGATGAAAGTTCCCGCCTTAGTAGTTTGATTGAAGATCTACTTACATTGTCTAGACTTGAAAAAGATGAATTTAAATTAACGAGAACAACCATTAATTTCGATCGGCTGATAAGTGAGGTTTTGCCGATTATTCAGCAACGTGCAGAGCAAAAAGGTATCAGCCTGACAACGGATGTAACAAAAGACATAACAATGCATGCTGATGGGAAACGAATTAAACAAATACTCATCAATCTATTAACAAATGCCATTAGTTATACACCGGAAAATGGCGACGTGAATTTGTCGATAACTGATGAAGAAGAAAATGTTTATATCACGGTTTCCGATAATGGAATCGGCATTGACCAGGAGGCTATTCCAAGGATATTTGAGCGGTTTTATCGGGTGGATAAAGCTCGTAGCCGAGATACAGGTGGAACAGGACTCGGTCTCGCCATTGTCAAACATATTGTAGAGGTGCATGATGGGAAAATCTCTGTTGATAGCAAGCCTGGCGAAGGTTCCGCATTTCATGTTCTACTTCCCAAATATGACAAAACATCCCCGTAA
- a CDS encoding response regulator transcription factor codes for MKKRVLIIDDEPSIITLLTFNVEQAGFATDVAYDGITAIQKAKSGHYDLIILDLMLPEMDGMDVCRYLRNNQIDTPILMLTARDEETDKILGLELGADDYLTKPFSTKEVIARVKAILRRMEKSWSESTKFMVVGNLTIYPDRYEVKRNERPLAFTRKEFELLYYLASHKGEVLSREKLLRAVWNYDFAGDTRIVDVHISHLREKIEPDTKKPMYIKTIRGLGYKLEEPT; via the coding sequence TTGAAGAAACGGGTGCTGATTATAGATGATGAGCCATCTATTATTACGCTACTGACATTTAATGTTGAACAGGCGGGGTTTGCAACCGATGTGGCTTATGATGGTATTACGGCGATTCAAAAGGCAAAAAGTGGTCATTACGATCTAATAATTCTTGATTTAATGCTACCTGAAATGGATGGTATGGATGTATGCAGGTATTTGCGGAACAATCAGATTGACACGCCAATCCTTATGCTTACAGCGAGAGATGAGGAGACTGACAAAATTCTAGGGCTGGAGCTTGGTGCGGATGACTATTTGACAAAGCCGTTCAGTACCAAAGAAGTGATTGCCCGTGTAAAAGCCATTTTAAGGCGGATGGAAAAATCCTGGAGCGAAAGCACTAAATTTATGGTAGTCGGCAATTTGACCATTTATCCGGATCGATATGAGGTGAAAAGAAACGAAAGGCCCCTTGCATTTACCAGAAAAGAATTTGAGTTGCTATACTACCTTGCTTCTCATAAGGGTGAAGTGTTATCACGGGAAAAGCTTCTGCGTGCGGTTTGGAACTATGACTTCGCTGGAGACACTCGAATTGTTGATGTTCATATTAGTCACTTGCGGGAAAAGATTGAACCGGATACAAAAAAGCCAATGTATATTAAAACGATAAGAGGACTGGGTTACAAATTGGAGGAACCAACATAA
- a CDS encoding MaoC/PaaZ C-terminal domain-containing protein, whose translation MIGKRRKLGKKINDLQIGDSYTTSRIIEDKELLLYLGLTNDANPLYIQHDYASQTPYKQPVVPSVMLFGMVSSIVSMNLPGPGSHITQHEMRFLKPVYHYAEVKLTLEVIAIDQENHEVTLSVIGFDHEGDEVVKGKLNVCPAYEPESLTGQSLENFF comes from the coding sequence ATGATCGGAAAAAGAAGAAAATTAGGAAAGAAAATCAATGATTTACAAATTGGAGATTCCTATACCACATCCCGTATCATAGAGGATAAGGAACTATTATTATATTTAGGTTTGACCAATGACGCCAACCCACTCTATATACAACATGATTATGCTTCACAGACCCCGTATAAACAGCCAGTTGTCCCATCCGTTATGCTCTTCGGTATGGTGTCATCCATTGTATCGATGAACCTGCCTGGACCCGGAAGCCATATCACCCAACATGAAATGCGTTTTCTAAAACCAGTTTACCATTATGCTGAAGTGAAACTCACATTGGAAGTGATTGCTATTGATCAAGAAAATCATGAAGTGACGCTATCAGTAATCGGCTTTGACCATGAAGGTGATGAAGTTGTAAAAGGAAAACTTAATGTCTGCCCCGCTTATGAACCCGAATCCCTGACAGGACAATCACTGGAAAACTTTTTTTAA
- the mdh gene encoding malate dehydrogenase: protein MAIKRKKISVIGSGFTGATTALMMAQKELGDVVLVDIPDMEDPTKGKALDMKEASPIQGFDANITGTANYEDTKGSDLVIITAGIARKPGMSRDDLVNTNAKIMKSITQDIVKYSPDTTIIVLTNPVDAMTYTVFKESGLPKERVIGQSGVLDTARFCTFIAEELNLSVKDITGFVLGGHGDDMVPLIRYSYAGGIPLEKLISKDRLDEIVERTRKGGGEIVGLLGNGSAYYAPAASLTVMAEAILKDQRRVIPSIAYLEGEYGYKDIYLGVPTIIGGNGLEEIIELDLTEDEKAALDQSADSVKNVLHMLE from the coding sequence ATGGCAATTAAACGCAAAAAAATATCCGTTATTGGCTCTGGTTTTACTGGTGCCACTACTGCTCTAATGATGGCACAAAAGGAACTTGGAGATGTCGTATTAGTTGATATCCCGGATATGGAGGACCCAACAAAAGGGAAAGCGCTGGATATGAAGGAAGCGAGCCCTATTCAGGGGTTTGACGCTAATATCACGGGAACAGCCAATTATGAGGACACGAAAGGTTCTGATCTTGTCATCATCACCGCCGGTATTGCCCGAAAACCTGGCATGAGCCGTGATGATCTGGTCAACACGAATGCAAAAATCATGAAATCTATCACACAGGATATTGTAAAATATTCACCGGATACGACAATTATTGTATTGACTAATCCGGTCGATGCCATGACTTACACTGTATTTAAAGAATCTGGACTTCCTAAAGAACGGGTTATCGGCCAATCCGGTGTACTGGATACAGCGCGCTTTTGTACATTTATTGCCGAAGAGCTCAACTTGTCGGTTAAAGACATTACCGGCTTCGTTCTCGGCGGTCACGGCGACGACATGGTGCCGTTGATTCGTTATTCATACGCCGGCGGAATCCCACTTGAAAAACTGATTTCAAAAGATCGTCTTGATGAAATTGTTGAGCGTACACGTAAAGGCGGCGGAGAAATTGTTGGTCTGTTAGGGAATGGCAGTGCTTATTACGCTCCAGCCGCTTCATTAACGGTTATGGCGGAAGCGATTCTGAAAGATCAGCGCCGAGTAATTCCATCAATTGCTTACCTGGAAGGTGAGTATGGTTATAAAGATATCTATCTTGGCGTGCCGACTATTATCGGCGGAAATGGTCTGGAAGAAATCATTGAACTTGATTTGACCGAAGATGAAAAAGCTGCACTAGATCAATCAGCCGATTCCGTAAAAAATGTCCTTCATATGTTAGAGTAA
- the icd gene encoding NADP-dependent isocitrate dehydrogenase codes for MTQGEKIIVEKGKMNVPNHPIIPFIEGDGTGPDIWAAARRVIEAAVDKAYNGEKQIEWKEVYAGQKSYDRTGEWLPDETLKTIDEYKIAIKGPLTTPIGGGIRSLNVALRQELDLFTCLRPVRYFSGVPSPVKHPEDVDMAIFRENTEDIYAGIEWQEGSDEVKKVIDFLQNEMGVNNIRFPESSGIGVKPVSEEGTKRLVRAAIEYALNEGRRNVTLVHKGNIMKFTEGSFKAWGYEVAEQEYGDKVFTWAEYDRIVEKEGKEAANKAEEEAVAAGKLVIKDAIADIFLQQILTRPKEFDVVATMNLNGDYISDALAAQVGGIGIAPGANINYDTGHAIFEATHGTAPKYAGMDKVNPSSMILSAVLMLEHLEWREAANLITKAMDKTIASKVVTYDFARMMDGATEVKTSKFGDELIKNMD; via the coding sequence ATGACACAAGGCGAAAAAATCATTGTTGAAAAAGGTAAGATGAATGTTCCAAATCATCCGATTATTCCTTTTATTGAAGGTGACGGAACCGGTCCAGACATTTGGGCTGCAGCACGACGGGTTATCGAGGCCGCCGTTGATAAAGCTTACAACGGTGAAAAACAAATCGAATGGAAAGAGGTCTATGCCGGGCAAAAGTCATATGATAGAACCGGTGAATGGCTTCCGGATGAAACGCTTAAAACAATTGATGAATATAAAATTGCCATCAAAGGACCGCTTACAACACCAATCGGCGGTGGTATTCGTTCCTTGAATGTTGCATTGCGACAGGAACTGGATTTATTCACCTGCTTACGTCCTGTCCGTTATTTCAGTGGGGTACCATCTCCTGTAAAGCATCCTGAAGATGTGGACATGGCAATTTTCCGTGAAAATACAGAAGATATCTACGCTGGAATCGAATGGCAAGAGGGATCCGACGAGGTGAAAAAAGTAATTGACTTCCTGCAGAATGAAATGGGTGTCAATAATATTCGTTTCCCTGAATCATCCGGGATTGGTGTGAAGCCGGTATCCGAGGAGGGAACGAAACGTCTTGTTAGAGCTGCAATTGAGTATGCACTCAATGAAGGACGAAGAAATGTGACACTAGTACATAAGGGCAACATTATGAAATTCACGGAAGGATCCTTTAAAGCGTGGGGATATGAAGTTGCCGAACAAGAGTACGGTGATAAAGTGTTCACATGGGCTGAATATGATCGCATTGTTGAAAAAGAAGGGAAAGAGGCGGCCAACAAAGCAGAGGAAGAGGCGGTTGCTGCCGGAAAACTGGTCATAAAAGATGCCATTGCCGACATCTTCCTACAGCAAATTCTGACTCGTCCGAAAGAATTCGATGTTGTCGCTACGATGAACCTTAATGGTGACTACATTTCTGATGCACTGGCAGCACAAGTTGGCGGAATTGGTATTGCACCGGGAGCAAATATTAACTATGATACTGGGCATGCTATTTTTGAAGCAACACATGGTACCGCTCCAAAATACGCGGGAATGGATAAGGTTAATCCATCGTCAATGATTCTTTCAGCTGTACTGATGCTTGAACATCTTGAGTGGAGAGAGGCAGCAAATCTGATCACAAAAGCAATGGATAAAACCATCGCTTCCAAAGTGGTTACCTATGACTTTGCGCGTATGATGGACGGTGCAACCGAAGTGAAAACAAGTAAATTCGGTGATGAACTGATTAAAAACATGGACTAA
- the citZ gene encoding citrate synthase: MTTTKGLEGIVATQSSISSIIDDQLTYVGYKIDDLAENSSFEEVVFLLWNLRLPNKSELDQFKAELAANMELPEPVIDHLRSYDLSTVHPMAALRTAVSILGLYDDEADVMEQAANKRKALRLQAKIATIVTAFARIRQGKDPIKPKKELGFAANFLYMLNGEEPKDVEEEAINKALVLHADHELNASTFTARVCVATLSDVYSGVTAAIGALKGPIHGGANERVMEMLMEIGEEENAIPYIKEKIANKEKIMGMGHRVYKNGDPRAKHLKHMSKELTKITGQTKWYNMSVKIEDFIKEEKGLPANVDFYSASVYHSLDIENDLFTPIFAMSRVSGWLAHILEQYDNNRLIRPRAEYVGPENQEYVAIENR; this comes from the coding sequence ATGACAACAACAAAAGGGTTGGAAGGAATTGTCGCAACACAATCGTCAATCAGTTCTATCATTGATGATCAGCTCACATATGTCGGTTATAAGATTGACGATTTGGCGGAGAATTCAAGTTTTGAAGAAGTTGTTTTCTTGTTGTGGAATTTACGATTACCAAACAAATCAGAACTTGACCAGTTTAAAGCTGAACTGGCAGCCAATATGGAATTACCGGAGCCAGTAATTGATCATTTACGTTCTTATGATTTATCAACTGTACATCCAATGGCGGCGCTTCGTACTGCGGTATCCATTCTGGGGTTATACGATGATGAGGCAGATGTCATGGAACAGGCGGCTAATAAGCGAAAGGCACTCCGCTTGCAGGCAAAAATAGCTACGATCGTAACTGCTTTTGCCCGAATTCGCCAGGGAAAAGACCCTATTAAGCCGAAGAAAGAACTGGGCTTTGCGGCAAACTTTCTGTATATGCTGAATGGGGAAGAGCCTAAAGACGTGGAAGAAGAAGCTATCAACAAGGCACTGGTGCTGCATGCCGACCATGAATTGAATGCCTCAACATTCACAGCACGCGTATGTGTTGCTACTTTATCGGATGTCTATTCAGGCGTAACTGCGGCAATCGGAGCATTAAAAGGACCTATTCACGGCGGTGCCAACGAGCGTGTAATGGAAATGCTTATGGAAATTGGTGAGGAAGAGAATGCAATCCCTTACATCAAAGAAAAGATTGCCAACAAGGAAAAAATTATGGGGATGGGACATCGAGTGTATAAAAATGGTGACCCCCGTGCAAAACACTTAAAACATATGTCTAAGGAACTAACTAAGATAACTGGACAGACAAAATGGTATAACATGTCCGTCAAAATTGAAGACTTTATTAAAGAAGAAAAAGGATTGCCGGCGAATGTTGACTTTTACTCTGCATCCGTTTATCACAGTTTAGACATTGAAAATGATTTGTTCACACCAATTTTTGCGATGAGTCGTGTATCCGGTTGGTTGGCACATATTCTTGAGCAATATGATAACAACCGACTAATCCGTCCACGTGCTGAATATGTTGGACCGGAAAACCAAGAATATGTGGCGATTGAAAACCGCTAA